ATAATCAAAGTAATAAAAGATATCCTGTTCTTTATATGCATGATGGTCAAAAGGTCTTTGATATGCCTGTAGGACATCGTGTAGAATGGGAGGTAGATGAAAGTCTGGAGAGATTATTTAACGAGAATAAGACTGATGGAGTAATCGTAGTAGCAGTAGAGCACGGAGGGGAAAGCGGGAATTATTATAGATATCGTGAATACGCTCCTTGGAGCATTTATAATAGTCAAGGAGAAGCTCCTCCAGTAGAGGCAGATGATTATGTAGAGTTTATCGTTAGTAAATTAAAACCTTATATCGATAACAATTATAGAACATTGAAAGAACGTGAGCATACTGGAATCGCTGGTTCTTCTTTAGGAGGATTGATCTCTTTATATGCAGGGCTTAAATATCCAAATGTATTCTCTAAAATAGGTGCTTTTTCCCCATCTTTATGGGTTGGTTATAATGAGTCTAGTAAAGGAAATGGAATGATCTTTGATTGGATACAAACTAGAGAAATACAAGAAGAGATGAAGATATATCTCTATGTGGGGGGACAAGAAG
Above is a window of Orenia marismortui DSM 5156 DNA encoding:
- a CDS encoding alpha/beta hydrolase, whose product is MKRASSSLYLLIILILLLIGVLEVNAMSKKTYAKSTLKIKVANGKDFSVVGNVKIVDDFQMTPLDRKRRIWIYLPPDYNQSNKRYPVLYMHDGQKVFDMPVGHRVEWEVDESLERLFNENKTDGVIVVAVEHGGESGNYYRYREYAPWSIYNSQGEAPPVEADDYVEFIVSKLKPYIDNNYRTLKEREHTGIAGSSLGGLISLYAGLKYPNVFSKIGAFSPSLWVGYNESSKGNGMIFDWIQTREIQEEMKIYLYVGGQEVGGNLEQSKFFRNNVVSFYNLLQQIGFKKDDLKLVIDEEGNHYENYWAKYFPKAYLWLFE